The proteins below are encoded in one region of Ornithinimicrobium avium:
- a CDS encoding GNAT family N-acetyltransferase: protein MSHTPYPIRTERLLVRMLREEDVDVLTAYRNDPEVARLQDWDLPWPRERAERLVAAHADRRDVVPGTGTQLALDLDGELVGDLYVGLDEHCGVAELGFTLAAAHQGCGYGVEAVCAVVDDLVDRLGVHRLVAELSPDNLASARLLERVGMTFEHLAEKSFWWRGAWDDNLWYSMTADGRRAWRDRPRTPPQDVRLVELTHENAATYGRLRTHRTQERFVATMADSYTDALFPEPEGGHPVLPVLRGIEADGEPAGFLMYADGINEGTPEPYLWRFLVDRRHQGRGIGRRALQRWAADLRAAGHTVAVTSWVQDPGGPEPFYLQLGFVLTGERDEGEAVARLEL from the coding sequence CCCGATCCGGACCGAGCGGCTCCTCGTGCGCATGCTGCGTGAGGAGGACGTCGACGTCCTCACGGCATACCGCAACGACCCCGAGGTCGCGCGTCTGCAGGACTGGGATCTGCCCTGGCCGCGCGAGCGGGCCGAGCGGCTGGTCGCCGCGCACGCCGACCGGAGGGACGTCGTGCCGGGGACGGGCACCCAGCTGGCCCTCGACCTCGACGGCGAGCTGGTCGGCGACCTCTACGTCGGGCTCGACGAGCACTGCGGGGTGGCCGAGCTCGGCTTCACCCTCGCCGCCGCCCACCAGGGCTGCGGGTATGGCGTGGAGGCGGTCTGCGCGGTCGTCGACGACCTCGTCGACCGGCTGGGGGTGCACCGGCTCGTGGCCGAGCTCTCCCCCGACAACCTCGCCTCGGCGCGGCTGCTGGAACGGGTCGGGATGACCTTCGAGCACCTCGCCGAGAAGTCCTTCTGGTGGCGCGGCGCGTGGGACGACAACCTCTGGTACTCGATGACCGCGGACGGGCGGCGGGCCTGGCGCGACCGCCCGCGCACGCCGCCCCAGGACGTGCGGCTGGTCGAGCTCACGCACGAGAACGCCGCGACCTACGGCCGGCTGCGCACCCACCGGACGCAGGAGAGGTTCGTGGCCACCATGGCCGACTCCTACACCGACGCGCTCTTCCCCGAGCCGGAGGGCGGCCACCCCGTGCTCCCCGTGCTGCGCGGGATCGAGGCCGACGGCGAGCCGGCCGGGTTCCTCATGTATGCCGACGGGATCAACGAGGGCACCCCCGAGCCCTACCTGTGGCGCTTCCTCGTCGACCGGCGCCACCAGGGCCGGGGCATCGGCAGGCGTGCCCTTCAGCGGTGGGCCGCGGACCTGCGAGCCGCCGGTCACACGGTGGCGGTGACCAGCTGGGTGCAGGACCCCGGCGGCCCGGAGCCGTTCTACCTCCAGCTCGGGTTCGTGCTGACCGGCGAGAGGGACGAGGGGGAGGCGGTCGCGCGACTGGAGCTG